In Lacerta agilis isolate rLacAgi1 chromosome 8, rLacAgi1.pri, whole genome shotgun sequence, one genomic interval encodes:
- the PDIK1L gene encoding serine/threonine-protein kinase PDIK1L isoform X1 — MHKNPAGNPAARLLGDSYDTLTLKMVSSQPKYDLIREVGRGSYGVVYEAVVRKTSARVAVKKIRCHAPENVELALREFWALSSIKSQHPNVIHLEECVLQKDGMVQKMSHGSSSSLYLQLVETSLKGEIAFDPRSAYYLWFVMDFCDGGDMNEYLLSRKPSRKTNTSFMLQLSSALAFLHKNQIIHRDLKPDNILISQSRMDASDLEPTLKVADFGLSKVCSASGQNPEEPVNVNKCFLSTACGTDFYMAPEVWEGHYTAKADIFALGIIIWAMLERITFIDTETKKELLGSYVKQGTAIVPVGEALLENPKMELLIPVKKKTMNARMKQLIKEMLAANPQDRPDAFELELRLVKIAFKDSNWDT, encoded by the exons ATACCTTGACCTTGAAGATGGTGAGTAGCCAGCCAAAGTACGATCTAATACGGGAGGTTGGTCGTGGCAGCTATGGTGTGGTGTATGAAGCAGTAGTGAGGAAAACCTCTGCACGTGTTGCGGTGAAAAAGATTCGGTGCCATGCTCCAGAGAATGTAGAGCTTGCCCTGCGTGAATTCTGGGCACTTAGCAGCATCAAGAGCCAACATCCAAATGTTATTCACTTGGAGGAATGCGTTTTGCAAAAAGATGGCATGGTGCAGAAGATGTCCCATGGCTCCAGCTCTTCGCTTTATTTGCAG CTTGTAGAGACCTCCTTGAAAGGTGAAATTGCGTTTGATCCCAGAAGCGCCTACTACCTTTGGTTTGTGATGGATTTCTGTGATGGAGGTGATATGAATGAATATCTCCTGTCTCGAAAGCCTAGTCGTAAGACCAATACTAGCTTTATGCTTCAGCTCAGCAGTGCCCTGGCTTTTCTGCACAAAAACCAGATCATCCACCGTGACCTCAAGCCTGACAACATCTTGATCTCTCAATCCAGGATGGATGCTAGTGACTTGGAACCCACTTTGAAAGTAGCTGATTTTGGACTGAGTAAGGTTTGTTCAGCttcaggacagaaccctgaagaGCCAGTGAACGTgaataaatgttttctttctaCAGCTTGTGGCACAGACTTCTACATGGCTCCTGAAGTTTGGGAAGGTCACTATACTGCCAAAGCAGACATCTTTGCATTGGGGATTATAATCTGGGCGATGTTGGAAAGGATCACTTTCATAGACACAGagaccaagaaagaactgttgggGAGTTATGTGAAACAAGGGACTGCGATTGTACCTGTTGGAGAGGCATTGTTGGAAAATCCAAAAATGGAGCTACTCATTCCTGTTAAGAAAAAGACAATGAATGCTCGTATGAAGCAGCTGATTAAGGAAATGCTTGCTGCTAATCCACAGGACCGCCCAGATGCTTTTGAGTTGGAACTCCGGTTAgttaaaattgcttttaaagaCAGCAATTGGGACACGTGA
- the PDIK1L gene encoding serine/threonine-protein kinase PDIK1L isoform X2, with protein sequence MVSSQPKYDLIREVGRGSYGVVYEAVVRKTSARVAVKKIRCHAPENVELALREFWALSSIKSQHPNVIHLEECVLQKDGMVQKMSHGSSSSLYLQLVETSLKGEIAFDPRSAYYLWFVMDFCDGGDMNEYLLSRKPSRKTNTSFMLQLSSALAFLHKNQIIHRDLKPDNILISQSRMDASDLEPTLKVADFGLSKVCSASGQNPEEPVNVNKCFLSTACGTDFYMAPEVWEGHYTAKADIFALGIIIWAMLERITFIDTETKKELLGSYVKQGTAIVPVGEALLENPKMELLIPVKKKTMNARMKQLIKEMLAANPQDRPDAFELELRLVKIAFKDSNWDT encoded by the exons ATGGTGAGTAGCCAGCCAAAGTACGATCTAATACGGGAGGTTGGTCGTGGCAGCTATGGTGTGGTGTATGAAGCAGTAGTGAGGAAAACCTCTGCACGTGTTGCGGTGAAAAAGATTCGGTGCCATGCTCCAGAGAATGTAGAGCTTGCCCTGCGTGAATTCTGGGCACTTAGCAGCATCAAGAGCCAACATCCAAATGTTATTCACTTGGAGGAATGCGTTTTGCAAAAAGATGGCATGGTGCAGAAGATGTCCCATGGCTCCAGCTCTTCGCTTTATTTGCAG CTTGTAGAGACCTCCTTGAAAGGTGAAATTGCGTTTGATCCCAGAAGCGCCTACTACCTTTGGTTTGTGATGGATTTCTGTGATGGAGGTGATATGAATGAATATCTCCTGTCTCGAAAGCCTAGTCGTAAGACCAATACTAGCTTTATGCTTCAGCTCAGCAGTGCCCTGGCTTTTCTGCACAAAAACCAGATCATCCACCGTGACCTCAAGCCTGACAACATCTTGATCTCTCAATCCAGGATGGATGCTAGTGACTTGGAACCCACTTTGAAAGTAGCTGATTTTGGACTGAGTAAGGTTTGTTCAGCttcaggacagaaccctgaagaGCCAGTGAACGTgaataaatgttttctttctaCAGCTTGTGGCACAGACTTCTACATGGCTCCTGAAGTTTGGGAAGGTCACTATACTGCCAAAGCAGACATCTTTGCATTGGGGATTATAATCTGGGCGATGTTGGAAAGGATCACTTTCATAGACACAGagaccaagaaagaactgttgggGAGTTATGTGAAACAAGGGACTGCGATTGTACCTGTTGGAGAGGCATTGTTGGAAAATCCAAAAATGGAGCTACTCATTCCTGTTAAGAAAAAGACAATGAATGCTCGTATGAAGCAGCTGATTAAGGAAATGCTTGCTGCTAATCCACAGGACCGCCCAGATGCTTTTGAGTTGGAACTCCGGTTAgttaaaattgcttttaaagaCAGCAATTGGGACACGTGA